A genomic region of Sulfobacillus acidophilus DSM 10332 contains the following coding sequences:
- a CDS encoding peptidase C26 (PFAM: Peptidase C26~COGs: COG2071 glutamine amidotransferase~InterPro IPR011697~KEGG: sth:STH2933 putative glutamine amidotransferase~PFAM: Peptidase C26~SPTR: Putative glutamine amidotransferase) encodes MKPWIGVSMSFSVVDGVGRDWVRRPYLEAIRQAGGIPVLLANLPDSVEILAHCHGLLLTGGSDFDPVHYGEVPQGTDMDGVVPERDHTELALLHQAEQLDMPVFGICRGVQALAVGLGGRLIQDIPRVLPESLLRHQQTQAREEKTHTVRIAPDSRLRAILGKDQVAVNSFHHQAVAQVPAGWRAVAWAEDGVIEAMEHESKGWFGVQWHPEDLFGDDRPARALFEHFVAQAQAYQVGRTGEMD; translated from the coding sequence GTGAAGCCCTGGATAGGCGTATCGATGTCTTTTAGTGTGGTAGACGGCGTCGGACGAGATTGGGTCAGAAGGCCCTATTTGGAGGCTATCCGGCAAGCCGGCGGGATTCCGGTGCTGTTGGCCAATTTGCCGGATAGTGTCGAGATATTGGCCCATTGTCATGGCCTTTTATTGACCGGAGGGTCCGATTTTGATCCCGTCCACTACGGGGAAGTGCCGCAAGGCACCGATATGGACGGGGTGGTGCCCGAACGGGACCACACCGAACTTGCTTTATTACATCAGGCCGAGCAACTTGACATGCCGGTTTTTGGCATCTGCCGAGGGGTCCAGGCGTTAGCCGTCGGGTTGGGCGGTCGATTAATTCAGGATATTCCCCGCGTTTTGCCGGAGTCGCTGCTGCGGCATCAGCAAACCCAGGCCCGTGAGGAAAAGACCCATACTGTCCGGATTGCCCCGGACTCCCGGTTGCGGGCGATTCTCGGAAAGGACCAAGTGGCGGTCAACTCCTTTCACCATCAGGCGGTGGCCCAGGTGCCGGCGGGCTGGCGGGCGGTAGCTTGGGCGGAAGACGGGGTGATCGAAGCGATGGAGCATGAGAGTAAAGGGTGGTTTGGCGTGCAATGGCATCCGGAAGATTTGTTCGGCGATGATCGGCCGGCTCGCGCATTATTTGAGCATTTTGTGGCACAAGCCCAGGCCTATCAAGTCGGCCGGACCGGGGAGATGGATTAA
- a CDS encoding transcriptional modulator of MazE/toxin, MazF (PFAM: PemK-like protein~COGs: COG2337 Growth inhibitor~InterPro IPR003477~KEGG: chy:CHY_0716 PemK family regulatory protein~PFAM: PemK-like protein~SPTR: Endoribonuclease EndoA), whose product MAGTEIAVRRGDIFFADLSPVVGSEQGGVRPVLILQNDIGNRYSPTTIVCAVTSQVLKARLPIHVEVKAEESGLNRDSVILLEQIRTIDKRRLKERIAHLKPETMARVNAAIAISLGLTEL is encoded by the coding sequence GTGGCCGGGACGGAAATCGCCGTTCGTCGAGGCGACATTTTTTTTGCGGATTTGTCTCCGGTGGTGGGGTCGGAGCAGGGGGGCGTGCGCCCGGTCTTAATTTTGCAAAATGATATCGGTAATCGGTATAGTCCTACCACGATTGTATGCGCCGTGACGTCACAAGTGTTAAAAGCCCGGTTGCCGATTCATGTTGAAGTGAAAGCGGAAGAATCCGGACTCAATCGGGACTCGGTGATTTTGTTGGAACAAATTCGTACGATAGATAAACGGCGACTCAAAGAACGCATTGCGCATCTAAAACCGGAGACCATGGCTCGGGTAAATGCGGCAATTGCAATTAGTTTAGGGTTGACGGAATTATAG
- a CDS encoding CopG-like domain-containing protein DNA-binding (PFAM: Ribbon-helix-helix protein, copG family~InterPro IPR002145~KEGG: amt:Amet_4144 CopG family transcriptional regulator~PFAM: CopG-like DNA-binding~SPTR: Putative transcriptional regulator, CopG family), with protein MTRDFREVYNTGSQGKEVEILEASRRVVVRLPHHLVDALDQVASGEGRKRSELIRESVEFYLAEQRRQQIREELIKGYQEMGFLNVAFAEERWDLAGIPQE; from the coding sequence TTGACCCGTGATTTTCGGGAAGTCTATAATACGGGTAGTCAGGGGAAAGAGGTGGAGATTTTGGAAGCCAGCCGCCGTGTGGTTGTGCGTTTGCCCCATCATTTGGTCGATGCGTTAGATCAAGTGGCCTCCGGCGAGGGACGCAAGCGCAGCGAACTGATTCGGGAAAGCGTAGAGTTTTACCTCGCGGAACAACGGCGCCAGCAGATTCGGGAAGAGTTGATCAAGGGTTATCAGGAAATGGGCTTTTTAAATGTTGCGTTTGCGGAAGAGCGTTGGGATTTAGCCGGAATACCCCAGGAGTAG
- a CDS encoding Alanine racemase (PFAM: Alanine racemase, C-terminal domain; Alanine racemase, N-terminal domain~TIGRFAM: alanine racemase~COGs: COG0787 Alanine racemase~HAMAP: Alanine racemase~InterPro IPR001608:IPR011079:IPR000821~KEGG: tmr:Tmar_0261 alanine racemase~PFAM: Alanine racemase, N-terminal; Alanine racemase, C-terminal~PRIAM: Alanine racemase~SPTR: Alanine racemase;~TIGRFAM: Alanine racemase) yields MAIAASLRGTVASVNLGAIQSNVRRLLQVIGPDVALMAVVKADGYGHGALPVAQAALAAGARWLGVAMAEEGIELREAGVQAPILVLGPNNREQLAAAIRYRLDVVVYSPESLEWVIEAAQEVDREARVHLKLDTGMGRIGIPAAGLDEAWLERLSHPRIVWQGLMSHLADADQDDPASSREQLKRFLDAVEWLRQKRGSLPPWLHLANSAATLRWPGMHFNLVRVGIALYGIDPLPGEWGLRPALSWYSRIAMIKAVEPGTSQGYGRTYRARTAERWATIPVGYADGYLRGLSNQAAVLIGGYRCPVIGRVSMDQLVVRLPEALDAHVGDRVTLLGDDGEERLTANHLAEWAGTIGYEIVTRIGTRVPREYLEDR; encoded by the coding sequence ATGGCGATAGCAGCATCTCTTCGGGGAACGGTGGCAAGCGTCAATCTGGGCGCCATTCAATCAAACGTGCGACGTTTGTTACAGGTTATCGGCCCGGATGTCGCGCTGATGGCAGTGGTTAAGGCCGACGGATATGGACACGGAGCCCTACCGGTGGCACAAGCCGCGTTGGCGGCCGGTGCCCGTTGGCTGGGGGTGGCGATGGCGGAGGAAGGCATTGAACTGCGGGAAGCGGGGGTTCAAGCCCCGATTTTGGTGCTGGGCCCGAATAACCGGGAGCAATTGGCCGCGGCCATCCGCTATCGACTGGACGTTGTGGTCTACAGCCCGGAAAGCCTCGAGTGGGTCATTGAGGCCGCACAAGAGGTGGATCGCGAAGCGCGAGTCCATCTTAAACTTGATACGGGGATGGGACGCATCGGGATTCCGGCCGCCGGATTGGATGAGGCATGGCTCGAACGGTTGAGTCATCCCCGGATTGTCTGGCAAGGGCTCATGTCGCATTTAGCGGATGCCGATCAGGACGATCCGGCCTCGAGTCGAGAGCAGTTAAAGCGGTTTTTGGATGCGGTGGAATGGCTACGGCAAAAACGGGGAAGCCTTCCGCCTTGGCTTCATCTGGCCAATTCCGCGGCCACCTTACGTTGGCCCGGCATGCATTTTAATTTGGTGCGGGTGGGGATTGCGCTTTATGGCATCGACCCGTTGCCGGGGGAATGGGGGCTTCGGCCGGCGTTAAGTTGGTATAGCCGGATTGCCATGATTAAGGCGGTCGAGCCGGGGACGAGCCAAGGGTATGGACGTACCTATCGTGCTCGGACAGCCGAACGTTGGGCGACCATACCGGTCGGATATGCCGACGGCTATTTACGGGGATTGTCCAATCAGGCTGCCGTATTAATCGGGGGATACCGATGCCCGGTCATCGGCCGGGTGTCGATGGATCAATTGGTGGTCCGGCTGCCGGAGGCGTTAGATGCGCACGTAGGGGATCGGGTGACCCTCCTCGGCGACGACGGGGAAGAGCGTCTCACCGCCAATCATCTGGCCGAATGGGCGGGCACCATCGGTTATGAAATCGTGACGCGGATCGGGACCCGGGTACCACGGGAATATCTTGAGGACCGTTAA